From a single Bacillus pseudomycoides DSM 12442 genomic region:
- a CDS encoding sugar phosphate nucleotidyltransferase: MKGVILAGGKGRRLRPLTCNLPKPMLPLLEKPVIEYNIELLRQHGIHEIAITVQYMSTAIRRYFGDGSKWGVKLQYFEDSPPLGTAGSIKQAEAFLDEPFVVISGDALTDFNLSKGIEFHQCRNRLVTMFVKEVENPLSFGSVVMNREHEIIRYMEKPSWNEVISNIVNTGIYIMDPEIFSYISSAQFFDFSHHVFPLLENKKALFGYVAQGYWLDIGTLDQYRQAHFDLLTKKVQVPISYTEVLPMVWMGEGVTIEKGTKIHGPSFIGEGVSIGAGVIIEPYSIIGKCSTILDHTHVQKSIVLAHTYVGKRCELLEATVGENAMIKDDVTLFEKSVVADRCQIGKNTVIQHNGKIWPNKVVDSHSIIASSGITENEKNSGWLQKSRVVGRGNIEMTPQVVVKIAMAYGSLFSKGERILIGGYDDVKVDIFKKLFLHAIHSVGLYTMECQEMNDSAFRYAINELECAGGIFIRFEQEEGIVIQLYGKEGIRLSYKQQKEMEHLYMSEAFHYVYDKDIGRNETVHVCLEKYVESVLVYLDIETIQKQTFHLLINKRDEMFQSLLISFLRKLGCTITWVYASEQKEHVKLLMKSSRAHMALMLYEQGNKFELYDNHGGIYQSANCEEIDVPDLLLETTESVYPLSLKLGECYLLFYMYGEQSKFQMRWQQDILYRIGKLFELIARQGNTLSTMLEQSPPLYLLCDEVVCSWKEKGKVMGMLLQDMEKREVEVLEGIQFKYTEKEWSYIVSDAKHPKFLVYSHARNPVIAKENMKTLIEKIRQYQKV, encoded by the coding sequence ATGAAGGGGGTTATTTTAGCTGGAGGAAAAGGAAGGCGTCTTAGACCGTTAACATGTAATCTTCCAAAGCCAATGTTACCATTACTTGAAAAACCAGTGATAGAATACAATATTGAGTTACTAAGGCAGCATGGTATTCATGAGATTGCAATTACAGTTCAATATATGAGTACGGCAATTAGGCGGTATTTTGGTGATGGAAGTAAATGGGGAGTGAAGTTGCAATATTTCGAAGATTCGCCGCCGCTTGGTACGGCAGGAAGCATTAAACAAGCAGAAGCGTTTTTAGATGAGCCATTTGTTGTAATTAGTGGAGATGCATTGACGGATTTTAATTTATCGAAAGGAATTGAATTCCATCAATGCAGGAATAGACTGGTCACAATGTTTGTAAAGGAAGTGGAAAACCCACTATCATTTGGTTCAGTCGTTATGAATAGAGAGCATGAAATTATACGTTACATGGAAAAACCGAGTTGGAACGAAGTGATTTCAAATATTGTAAATACAGGCATTTATATTATGGACCCCGAAATTTTTTCTTATATTTCATCAGCGCAGTTTTTTGATTTTAGTCACCATGTCTTTCCTTTGCTGGAAAATAAAAAAGCACTCTTTGGATATGTAGCGCAAGGCTACTGGTTAGATATTGGTACATTAGATCAATATCGGCAGGCTCATTTTGACTTACTTACAAAGAAAGTACAGGTACCCATTTCTTATACGGAAGTACTACCGATGGTTTGGATGGGAGAAGGGGTAACTATTGAAAAGGGAACAAAAATTCACGGTCCATCTTTTATCGGAGAAGGAGTGTCCATCGGAGCGGGGGTAATAATTGAGCCATATTCAATTATCGGTAAGTGCAGCACAATATTAGATCATACGCATGTCCAAAAAAGTATTGTTCTTGCCCATACGTATGTAGGAAAACGCTGTGAGCTATTAGAAGCGACCGTTGGAGAAAATGCGATGATTAAAGATGATGTAACTTTATTTGAGAAAAGTGTGGTAGCAGACCGTTGCCAGATTGGAAAAAATACAGTGATACAACACAATGGGAAAATATGGCCTAATAAAGTTGTTGATAGTCATTCTATTATTGCCTCGTCAGGAATTACTGAAAATGAAAAAAACTCAGGTTGGCTGCAAAAAAGCCGGGTAGTAGGTAGGGGTAATATAGAAATGACACCTCAAGTTGTTGTAAAAATAGCAATGGCATATGGCTCTCTTTTTTCAAAAGGGGAGCGTATATTGATAGGGGGATATGATGATGTAAAAGTTGATATTTTTAAAAAGTTATTTCTACATGCAATTCATAGTGTTGGCTTGTATACGATGGAATGTCAAGAAATGAACGATTCGGCCTTTCGGTATGCGATCAATGAACTCGAATGTGCAGGGGGCATTTTTATTCGCTTTGAACAAGAAGAAGGAATTGTCATTCAACTGTATGGTAAGGAAGGCATAAGGTTATCGTATAAACAGCAAAAAGAAATGGAACACTTGTATATGTCAGAAGCATTTCATTATGTATATGATAAAGACATAGGACGAAATGAAACGGTACATGTTTGTTTAGAGAAATATGTTGAATCTGTATTAGTGTATTTGGATATCGAAACGATACAAAAGCAAACATTTCACCTTCTTATTAATAAAAGAGATGAAATGTTTCAGTCCCTACTCATATCCTTCTTGCGAAAACTAGGTTGCACAATTACATGGGTTTATGCTAGTGAGCAAAAAGAACATGTTAAATTGTTAATGAAATCCAGTAGAGCTCATATGGCTCTTATGTTGTATGAACAAGGAAATAAATTTGAATTATATGATAATCATGGTGGGATTTACCAAAGTGCAAATTGTGAAGAAATCGATGTGCCTGATTTATTACTTGAGACGACAGAAAGTGTTTATCCATTATCGTTAAAATTAGGAGAGTGCTATCTTCTTTTTTATATGTATGGTGAACAAAGTAAGTTTCAGATGAGATGGCAGCAAGATATTTTATATCGGATTGGAAAATTATTCGAACTAATTGCTCGGCAAGGAAATACTTTGTCGACGATGTTAGAGCAATCACCACCCCTTTACTTATTATGTGATGAAGTTGTTTGCTCGTGGAAAGAGAAAGGGAAAGTAATGGGAATGTTATTGCAAGATATGGAAAAAAGAGAAGTCGAAGTATTAGAGGGAATCCAATTTAAATATACAGAAAAAGAGTGGTCATATATTGTTTCTGATGCAAAACATCCTAAATTTCTTGTATATTCACACGCGAGAAACCCAGTAATAGCAAAGGAAAATATGAAAACTCTTATAGAAAAAATTAGACAATATCAAAAGGTGTAG
- a CDS encoding class I SAM-dependent methyltransferase: MGMELVLRKWMEKEKDYSISYSTYMNLALYDEEYGYYMKEREKIGRNGDFFTSSNISSVFARTFARFFIRLVQNGEIPPNVCEIGGGTGRFAYDVLQEWKQLSPVTYAELRYSIIEVSPFHRRLQKRQLGSFQNISQYKSYKELGESFTGIVFSNELFDAFPVEVIEKRAGILYEVRITYTEQRELTEVLRPLEQEVIRCYLRRHKIELYEGQRFEVPIAMETYLQEIIGWLKEGLFITVDYGYTKAEWMHPAHHEGSLRGYYDHRLIQNPLHYPGEMDITAHIHWDELKKIGEESSLHTVWHTKQRGFLLAAGILEQLVSHQDSDPFSEKQKQNRAVRSMILHGGISDAFDVVMQKKGMPHFDLKHYLHI; encoded by the coding sequence ATGGGGATGGAGCTCGTTTTAAGAAAATGGATGGAAAAAGAAAAGGATTATTCGATTTCATATAGTACATATATGAACCTTGCACTGTATGATGAGGAGTACGGATATTATATGAAAGAACGTGAGAAAATCGGAAGAAATGGTGACTTTTTTACGAGTAGTAATATTTCTTCGGTATTTGCAAGGACGTTCGCTCGTTTTTTTATTCGACTTGTCCAAAATGGAGAGATCCCCCCGAATGTTTGTGAAATTGGAGGGGGAACAGGGAGATTTGCTTATGATGTTTTACAGGAATGGAAACAGTTATCTCCAGTAACCTATGCAGAGTTACGATATTCTATTATTGAAGTGAGTCCTTTTCATAGAAGGTTGCAAAAACGTCAACTTGGTTCATTTCAAAATATTTCGCAGTACAAGTCCTATAAGGAATTAGGGGAGTCTTTTACAGGAATCGTTTTTTCAAACGAATTGTTTGATGCGTTTCCTGTTGAAGTGATAGAGAAGCGAGCTGGTATTTTGTATGAAGTTCGTATTACGTATACGGAGCAGCGGGAACTTACAGAAGTATTGCGGCCGTTAGAACAAGAAGTAATACGATGCTATTTACGAAGACATAAGATTGAGCTTTATGAAGGACAGCGCTTTGAAGTACCAATAGCAATGGAAACCTATTTACAAGAGATTATAGGATGGCTCAAGGAAGGCTTATTCATCACGGTTGATTATGGATATACAAAGGCGGAGTGGATGCATCCTGCGCATCATGAAGGGAGTCTAAGGGGATATTATGACCATAGACTCATTCAGAACCCTCTGCATTATCCAGGTGAAATGGATATTACAGCGCATATTCATTGGGATGAATTGAAGAAAATAGGAGAAGAAAGCAGTCTTCATACAGTGTGGCATACAAAACAAAGGGGGTTTTTACTTGCGGCAGGTATATTAGAACAACTTGTTAGTCATCAAGATTCCGATCCTTTTTCTGAGAAACAGAAACAAAATCGAGCGGTTCGTTCTATGATTTTACATGGGGGAATAAGCGATGCTTTTGATGTTGTTATGCAAAAAAAAGGAATGCCACATTTTGATTTAAAGCATTATTTACATATATAG
- the metC gene encoding cystathionine beta-lyase, which produces MSYSLDTLLLHNQYKHDSQTGAVNVPIYNTSTFHQFDVDTFGKYDYSRSGNPTREALEDIIALLEGGTKGFAFASGIAAISTAFLLLSQGDHVLISEDVYGGTYRIVTEVLSRYGVSHTFVDMTNVEAVKQNIRPNTKVFYIETPSNPLLKVTDIRTVCELAKSTGALTFVDNTFLTPLFQKPLELGADVVLHSATKFIAGHSDVTAGLAVVKDDELAKKLGFLQNAFGAILGPQDCSLVLRGLKTLHVRLEHSATNANKIALYLQKHSKIQNVYYPGLESHLGYDIQHSQAQSAGAVLSFTLQSEDALRKFLSQVKLPVFAVSLGAVESILSYPAKMSHAALSQKARDERGISNSLLRLSVGLENVDDLITDFENALSFVEEPVNA; this is translated from the coding sequence ATGAGTTATTCGTTAGATACACTCTTACTTCATAACCAATATAAACATGATTCACAAACAGGAGCTGTTAACGTTCCCATTTATAATACATCGACATTTCATCAATTTGATGTAGATACCTTTGGAAAATACGACTACAGTCGCTCTGGGAATCCAACACGTGAAGCACTTGAAGACATAATCGCTTTATTAGAAGGGGGAACAAAAGGATTTGCCTTCGCATCTGGAATTGCAGCGATTTCTACTGCCTTCCTCCTTCTCTCGCAAGGCGATCATGTTCTCATTTCAGAAGATGTATACGGGGGAACATATCGCATTGTAACAGAGGTTCTGTCTCGTTACGGTGTTTCACATACATTTGTTGATATGACAAATGTAGAGGCAGTAAAACAAAACATTAGACCAAATACAAAAGTCTTTTACATTGAAACACCATCCAATCCATTATTAAAAGTAACCGACATTCGTACTGTTTGCGAATTAGCGAAATCTACCGGAGCTCTTACTTTTGTTGATAACACATTTTTAACACCACTATTCCAAAAACCACTCGAACTTGGAGCAGATGTGGTTCTCCATAGTGCGACAAAGTTTATTGCCGGTCATAGTGATGTTACAGCTGGATTAGCAGTTGTAAAAGATGATGAACTCGCTAAAAAACTCGGCTTCCTGCAAAATGCATTTGGCGCTATATTAGGCCCACAAGATTGCTCTCTCGTTCTTCGCGGTCTGAAAACATTACACGTACGTCTCGAACACTCAGCAACAAACGCGAATAAAATTGCTCTTTATTTACAAAAACACTCGAAAATTCAGAATGTGTATTACCCTGGATTAGAATCACACCTTGGCTATGACATACAGCACTCACAAGCACAATCTGCCGGTGCTGTTTTATCTTTCACGTTACAATCTGAAGATGCTTTGCGAAAATTTTTATCACAAGTCAAGCTTCCTGTATTTGCAGTAAGTTTAGGAGCTGTGGAATCCATCCTCTCCTATCCTGCAAAAATGTCACATGCAGCATTATCACAAAAAGCACGCGATGAAAGAGGTATTTCTAATTCATTGCTCCGTTTATCAGTTGGCCTTGAAAATGTAGATGATTTAATTACCGATTTTGAAAATGCACTTTCTTTTGTAGAGGAACCTGTGAATGCATGA
- the rpmG gene encoding 50S ribosomal protein L33, whose amino-acid sequence MRVNITLACTECGDRNYISKKNKRNNTERLELKKYCKRDKKSTLHRETK is encoded by the coding sequence ATGCGTGTGAATATTACTCTAGCATGTACAGAATGCGGAGATCGTAACTATATCTCAAAGAAAAATAAACGTAACAACACGGAGCGCCTTGAGCTTAAAAAGTATTGCAAGCGTGACAAGAAGTCTACGTTACACCGTGAAACAAAGTAA
- a CDS encoding YqgQ family protein, which translates to MISIYDIQQLLKKFGTIIYTGDRIADLQLMQDELRELNQSQLIEPKDYQTALFLLKQEIQKEMSKN; encoded by the coding sequence ATGATATCAATTTATGATATTCAGCAATTGCTAAAAAAATTTGGAACAATCATTTATACAGGTGATCGAATCGCTGATTTACAATTAATGCAAGATGAATTGCGTGAATTAAATCAATCACAGTTGATTGAGCCAAAAGACTATCAAACAGCTTTATTTTTATTGAAACAAGAGATTCAAAAAGAGATGAGCAAGAATTAG
- the glcK gene encoding glucokinase has translation MEEKWLVGVDLGGTTIKLAFINVYGEILHKWEIPTNTSEQGKHITLDVAKAIDKKLEELGELKSKLIGIGMGAPGPVHVASGLIYEAVNLGWKNYPLKDLLEVETGLPVVVDNDANLAALGEMWKGAGEGAKDLVCMTLGTGVGGGVIANGEIVHGVSGAAGEIGHITVVTKNGFPCNCGKSGCLETVASATGIVRVAMQKLQGTDEPSILHSMLEEEGRITSKDVFEALEQGDALAEQVVEKVASYLGLAVANLSSTLNPEKIVIGGGVSKAGDALLQPIQRYFAQYAFSRAVKSTKLAIATLGNDAGVIGGAWLVKKHKYEVMK, from the coding sequence ATGGAAGAAAAGTGGTTAGTTGGTGTTGACCTTGGCGGGACAACGATTAAATTAGCATTTATCAATGTTTATGGTGAAATTTTACATAAGTGGGAAATCCCAACGAATACAAGTGAGCAAGGCAAACATATTACATTAGATGTAGCGAAAGCAATTGATAAAAAGTTAGAAGAACTAGGAGAATTAAAGAGCAAGCTAATTGGTATTGGTATGGGCGCTCCTGGACCTGTGCATGTCGCTTCTGGTCTGATTTATGAAGCTGTTAATTTAGGGTGGAAAAACTATCCATTAAAAGATTTATTAGAAGTAGAAACAGGCTTACCTGTTGTGGTTGATAATGATGCAAACTTAGCAGCGCTTGGTGAAATGTGGAAAGGTGCTGGTGAAGGAGCAAAAGATCTAGTTTGTATGACGCTTGGAACTGGTGTTGGCGGCGGTGTAATTGCAAATGGTGAGATCGTGCACGGTGTAAGTGGTGCTGCTGGTGAAATCGGACATATTACAGTCGTAACAAAAAATGGATTTCCTTGTAACTGCGGGAAATCTGGCTGTCTAGAAACAGTAGCTTCAGCAACAGGTATTGTACGTGTTGCTATGCAAAAATTACAAGGTACAGATGAACCAAGCATACTTCACTCTATGTTAGAAGAAGAGGGACGTATTACATCTAAAGATGTATTTGAAGCGCTTGAACAAGGTGACGCTTTAGCGGAACAAGTTGTAGAAAAAGTAGCTTCTTATTTAGGGTTAGCTGTAGCAAATCTTTCTAGTACGTTAAATCCAGAAAAGATTGTAATTGGCGGTGGTGTATCTAAAGCTGGTGATGCATTGTTACAACCAATTCAGCGCTATTTTGCACAATATGCATTTTCTCGTGCTGTTAAGAGCACGAAGTTAGCAATTGCAACGCTTGGGAATGATGCTGGTGTAATTGGTGGAGCTTGGCTTGTGAAGAAGCATAAATATGAAGTTATGAAGTAA
- a CDS encoding GNAT family N-acetyltransferase, with translation MIRLAKESDAESFIAIRKEIILSAATTKFFISSPNKIPDNVNKEREKILKSVEDGNLYIVSEMEGAVVGFLIFNRYKQEHLKHVGTMGMGIREECCNQGIGTKLIKFLVNWAKKQKGLEKICLGIVSVNDRAIKVYKRTGFIEEGRQREQIKYEDGSYGEDTLMAYYLQ, from the coding sequence GTGATACGATTAGCAAAAGAATCTGATGCTGAATCATTTATTGCTATTAGAAAGGAAATCATTTTATCAGCAGCTACGACAAAGTTTTTTATATCTTCTCCAAATAAAATACCTGATAATGTGAATAAAGAAAGAGAAAAAATATTGAAAAGTGTTGAGGATGGAAATCTTTATATAGTAAGTGAGATGGAAGGTGCAGTAGTCGGCTTTTTGATTTTCAATCGTTACAAACAAGAACACTTAAAACATGTAGGAACAATGGGAATGGGTATCAGAGAGGAATGTTGCAATCAAGGTATCGGTACCAAATTAATAAAATTTCTTGTTAATTGGGCTAAAAAGCAGAAAGGTTTAGAAAAAATTTGCTTAGGGATCGTTTCTGTTAATGATAGGGCTATTAAAGTATACAAACGTACTGGTTTTATAGAAGAAGGTAGACAACGGGAGCAAATTAAATATGAAGATGGTTCTTATGGAGAGGATACATTAATGGCTTATTATCTTCAATAG
- a CDS encoding DUF2759 domain-containing protein, whose protein sequence is MGLVIIFALVTLLAVFATLRTLREKNLLAGGFAVATVLVFGWFTVMTVLYSGYPPAH, encoded by the coding sequence ATGGGTCTTGTTATCATTTTTGCGCTAGTCACTCTGTTAGCTGTATTCGCAACCCTTAGAACGTTACGTGAAAAAAATTTACTAGCAGGCGGTTTTGCTGTTGCAACTGTACTTGTTTTTGGTTGGTTTACAGTCATGACTGTCCTTTATAGCGGGTACCCACCAGCTCATTAA
- a CDS encoding 5-formyltetrahydrofolate cyclo-ligase, giving the protein MKEEKVRLRKKIVEQMNFLSKEQHKTLSEQIVFSLYEQKEWREAETIGITLSMEHEVNTYVIIEQAWREGKKVVVPKCNRETRTMIFRQITNFDQLETVYMSLREPIPALTVETEANEIDLLFVPGVAYTRRGERIGYGGGYYDRYLLQYEGKTLSLAFDFQIVSYIPTESFDQNVQKIITEKETILQNGLV; this is encoded by the coding sequence GTGAAAGAGGAGAAGGTACGTTTACGTAAGAAAATAGTAGAGCAAATGAATTTTTTATCGAAAGAACAGCACAAAACTTTATCAGAACAAATTGTATTTTCTTTATATGAACAAAAAGAGTGGAGAGAAGCGGAAACAATCGGAATTACTCTTTCGATGGAACATGAAGTGAATACATATGTAATTATTGAACAAGCATGGCGAGAAGGAAAAAAAGTTGTTGTACCAAAGTGTAATAGAGAGACAAGAACAATGATCTTTCGTCAAATTACAAATTTTGATCAATTAGAAACAGTATATATGAGCTTGCGTGAACCAATTCCTGCGCTAACAGTAGAAACAGAAGCAAATGAAATTGATCTTCTGTTTGTACCTGGAGTTGCGTATACAAGACGAGGGGAACGTATTGGGTACGGCGGTGGTTATTATGATCGTTATCTGCTGCAGTATGAAGGGAAAACGTTATCATTAGCTTTTGATTTTCAAATTGTAAGTTATATTCCAACAGAGTCGTTTGATCAAAATGTACAAAAAATTATTACAGAAAAAGAAACAATTCTTCAAAATGGACTTGTATAG
- a CDS encoding methionine biosynthesis PLP-dependent protein, whose product MSTIETKLAQIGNRSETTTGTVNPPVYFSTAYRHEGIGKSTGFDYSRTGNPTRGLLERAIADLEEGEQGYACSSGMAAVLLILSLFRSGDELIVSEDLYGGTYRLFSEHEEKWNIRCRYVDTQSIKQIEQAVTSQTKAIFIETPTNPLMQVTDIAAVATVAKRHGLLLIVDNTFYTPYIQQPLTEGADIVLHSATKYLGGHNDVLSGLVVAKGQTLCEALAHYHNASGAVLSPFDSWLLIRGMKTLALRMKQHEENAKKIVSYLNGENGVTDVFYPGRGGMISFRLRDEKWINPFLQSLSLITFAESLGGVESLMTYPATQTHADIPEAVRIARGVCNRLLRFSVGIENGDDLIQDLKQAIKHVKEGVRI is encoded by the coding sequence ATGTCAACAATCGAAACAAAACTAGCACAAATCGGAAATCGAAGCGAAACTACAACAGGAACAGTTAATCCCCCTGTTTACTTTTCAACAGCTTATCGTCATGAAGGAATTGGAAAGTCAACAGGCTTTGATTATTCACGAACAGGAAATCCAACACGTGGTCTTTTAGAACGCGCAATTGCTGATTTAGAAGAAGGTGAACAAGGCTATGCCTGTAGTTCTGGAATGGCAGCTGTTCTTCTTATTCTTTCCTTATTCCGTTCTGGAGATGAACTTATCGTATCAGAAGATTTATACGGAGGGACCTACCGCTTATTTTCGGAACATGAGGAAAAGTGGAATATTCGATGTAGATACGTAGATACACAATCTATTAAACAAATAGAACAAGCTGTCACTTCTCAAACAAAGGCTATTTTTATCGAAACACCGACCAATCCATTAATGCAAGTCACTGATATTGCAGCTGTCGCAACTGTCGCAAAACGGCACGGCCTACTTCTAATTGTCGATAATACTTTCTACACTCCTTATATACAACAACCATTAACAGAAGGCGCAGATATTGTCCTTCACAGCGCAACAAAGTATTTAGGTGGACATAACGATGTACTAAGCGGCCTTGTCGTTGCAAAAGGTCAGACACTTTGCGAAGCACTTGCCCACTATCATAACGCTTCTGGTGCTGTATTAAGTCCATTTGATTCGTGGTTATTAATTCGTGGTATGAAAACATTGGCTCTTCGTATGAAACAACATGAAGAAAACGCAAAAAAAATCGTTTCTTATTTAAATGGGGAGAATGGTGTAACCGATGTTTTTTATCCAGGAAGGGGCGGTATGATTTCATTTCGTCTTCGCGATGAAAAATGGATAAATCCTTTCTTACAATCTTTATCGTTAATTACATTTGCAGAAAGTCTTGGCGGGGTTGAAAGTTTAATGACATATCCAGCAACACAAACACATGCAGATATCCCAGAAGCAGTGCGTATAGCACGCGGGGTATGTAATCGTCTTCTCCGTTTTTCCGTTGGCATTGAAAACGGGGATGATTTAATTCAAGACTTAAAGCAAGCTATTAAACATGTAAAAGAAGGTGTAAGAATATGA
- a CDS encoding MBL fold metallo-hydrolase produces the protein MKWIQMPLGPLQTNAYILSNDQKECIIFDPGSEGEKLVTYLQEEQLKPLAVLLTHAHFDHIGAVDAVRDAFHIPVYVHKEEVDWLGDATVNGSQIFMMNRSITAKPADQIIEGEGMLTIGSFTFEMFETPGHSPGSISYYCKEANAVFSGDVLFQMSIGRTDLPGGSFAELIGSIEEKLFVLPDDTAVLCGHGPETNIGFEKENNPFLQ, from the coding sequence ATGAAATGGATACAAATGCCATTAGGGCCATTACAAACAAATGCATATATTTTAAGTAATGATCAAAAAGAATGTATTATTTTTGATCCAGGTAGTGAAGGAGAGAAGCTTGTAACGTATTTACAAGAAGAACAATTAAAGCCGCTGGCTGTTTTATTAACACATGCTCATTTCGATCATATTGGTGCAGTTGATGCTGTGAGAGATGCTTTTCATATCCCAGTATATGTACATAAAGAAGAAGTGGATTGGTTAGGAGATGCGACTGTAAATGGTTCGCAAATTTTTATGATGAATCGAAGTATTACAGCGAAACCAGCTGATCAAATTATTGAAGGCGAAGGAATGTTAACGATTGGATCTTTTACATTTGAAATGTTTGAGACGCCAGGGCATTCTCCAGGCAGTATTTCATATTATTGCAAAGAGGCAAATGCTGTATTTTCAGGAGATGTATTATTCCAAATGAGTATTGGTCGAACAGATTTACCGGGTGGAAGTTTTGCAGAATTAATTGGAAGCATTGAAGAAAAATTATTTGTACTGCCAGATGACACAGCAGTATTATGTGGACATGGTCCAGAAACAAATATTGGTTTCGAAAAAGAAAATAATCCGTTTTTACAATAA
- a CDS encoding ArsR/SmtB family transcription factor: MLETFQKELELYENNAELLKVLAHPVRLCIVKGLIERGPSNVSTMYTGLNMPQSTISQHLAKLKSAKIVSSERKGLEIYYKVENETIIQLVRVLLG; this comes from the coding sequence ATGTTAGAAACCTTTCAAAAGGAATTAGAACTATACGAAAATAATGCAGAATTACTGAAAGTTCTTGCTCACCCTGTTCGTTTATGTATTGTAAAAGGATTGATCGAACGCGGTCCAAGCAATGTTTCGACAATGTACACAGGATTAAATATGCCACAATCCACAATTTCACAACATTTAGCGAAATTAAAAAGCGCTAAAATCGTTTCTAGTGAAAGAAAAGGATTGGAAATTTACTACAAAGTAGAAAATGAAACAATTATCCAACTTGTTCGTGTATTACTAGGTTAG